From Hymenobacter sedentarius, a single genomic window includes:
- the hutH gene encoding histidine ammonia-lyase, translating into MPTHLISPTQPLTLAELGALLADGRPVALSDDAKARITACHDYLHQRLAHDNSPIYGINTGFGSLYNVSIAPEARAQLQVNLMMSHACGTGAEVSGNLVRLMLLLKAQSLSYGHSGVQVATAQRLLDMYNREMLPVVYEQGSLGASGDLAPLAHLCLPLLGLGEVNYQGYRLSAADAMSLFSWAPLTLQAKEGLALLNGTQFMLAYAVDGVLRAQRLAAAADVIGALSTDAFGGCSDPFQPNLHRIRPHAGQVRVAERLRELLAGSELQTQPRMAVQDPYSFRCQPQVHGASRDALAYVAQVVETECNSVTDNPNIFPDDDQILSGGNFHGQPLALALDHLAVAMAELGSISERRTYQLISGQRGLPTYLVAEPGLNSGLMIPQYTAAGIVSQNKQLCTPASVDSIVSSNGQEDHVSMGANAATKARRVIENVEQVLGIELLTAVQALAFRRPGRTSDALEQVVAAFQQEVKFVGQDRVLYPDLHRAAAFVRKFDWQ; encoded by the coding sequence ATGCCCACCCATCTTATTTCGCCCACTCAGCCCCTCACCCTGGCCGAGCTGGGGGCCCTGCTGGCCGATGGCCGGCCCGTTGCGCTGAGCGACGACGCCAAGGCCCGCATCACCGCCTGCCACGACTACCTGCACCAGCGCCTGGCCCACGACAACTCGCCGATTTATGGCATCAACACCGGCTTTGGCTCGCTTTATAATGTGAGCATCGCCCCGGAGGCCCGCGCCCAGCTGCAAGTCAACCTGATGATGTCGCACGCCTGTGGCACCGGCGCCGAAGTATCCGGCAACCTCGTGCGGCTCATGCTGCTCCTGAAAGCCCAAAGCCTGAGCTACGGCCACAGCGGCGTGCAAGTGGCCACCGCCCAGCGCCTGCTGGATATGTACAACCGAGAAATGCTGCCCGTGGTGTACGAGCAAGGCTCCCTGGGCGCCAGCGGCGACCTGGCCCCCTTGGCGCACTTGTGCCTGCCGCTGCTGGGCCTGGGCGAAGTGAACTACCAGGGCTACCGCCTGAGCGCGGCTGACGCCATGAGTTTGTTTAGCTGGGCGCCGCTTACGCTGCAAGCCAAAGAAGGGCTGGCTTTGCTCAACGGCACGCAGTTTATGCTGGCCTATGCCGTGGATGGCGTGCTGCGGGCCCAGCGCCTGGCCGCGGCGGCCGATGTCATTGGGGCTCTTTCCACCGATGCCTTCGGCGGCTGCTCCGACCCGTTTCAGCCCAACCTGCACCGCATTCGCCCCCACGCCGGGCAGGTAAGGGTGGCCGAGCGCCTGCGCGAGCTTTTGGCCGGCTCCGAGCTGCAAACCCAGCCGCGCATGGCGGTGCAGGACCCCTACTCCTTCCGGTGCCAGCCCCAGGTGCATGGCGCCTCGCGCGACGCGCTGGCCTACGTAGCCCAAGTAGTCGAAACCGAATGCAACTCGGTGACCGACAACCCCAACATCTTCCCCGACGACGACCAGATTTTGAGCGGCGGCAATTTCCACGGCCAGCCCCTGGCCTTGGCCCTCGACCACCTGGCCGTGGCCATGGCCGAGCTGGGCAGTATCTCGGAGCGCCGCACCTACCAGCTCATTTCCGGGCAGCGCGGCCTGCCCACTTACTTGGTAGCCGAGCCGGGGCTCAACTCGGGCCTGATGATTCCGCAGTACACCGCGGCCGGCATTGTGAGCCAGAACAAGCAGCTGTGCACGCCGGCTTCCGTCGATAGCATTGTGAGCAGCAACGGCCAGGAGGACCACGTGAGCATGGGCGCCAACGCCGCCACCAAGGCTAGGCGCGTCATCGAAAACGTGGAGCAGGTTTTGGGAATTGAGCTGCTTACGGCTGTGCAGGCGCTGGCCTTCCGCCGCCCAGGCCGTACTTCGGATGCACTGGAGCAGGTGGTAGCAGCATTCCAGCAGGAGGTTAAATTCGTGGGTCAGGACCGGGTTCTCTACCCCGACCTGCACCGGGCCGCGGCCTTCGTCCGTAAGTTTGACTGGCAATAA
- a CDS encoding TonB-dependent receptor domain-containing protein: MKLFSTPSTLIHVGRSLRMWAVASLLLPLGAAAQTAGPGSVSGSLKEDGTGNPVPFSDVLLLRAADSTFVAVAQTNDQGAFKAAYLPLGIYLMRVQDLNYKPLRRRFTLTEAAPAAQLQGLKLTAATATKLSEVVVTGQKATVVEELGKRVINVEKDLGSVGGTAANVLQNVPSVSVDVNGTVSMRGTSNVTILIDGKPAGVSNGNSGGQRLDQIPASRIAQVEVITNPSAKYDASGGGGVINLITKKGTKAGTNGTAALNVGTGDKYSGNLNLSRKVGKATWSAGYNGRDVTYQSHGHSEQTALLGTDTAPQTVRTTQVGAGSEVHRNHNVRVGVELELPKSQTLSLNVSPGKEVNLEGEGQELTQQTNYGAVQRARGRQDLDVQVKILNYDGSYRRTWAEHKGRELTANFGGVVIDANVPVVQRQFAEAGSAQVAQPGTRQQLSLLGNIQFGQVDYTHPLAAGKGRLEMGVKLERQAQKGANEFGYASSESRPNDFQDDPTRSLTYTSEQVVPAAYVTVQRPLGPKWSAQAGLRSEYTILSGTVQGGAGIAQRGSLNQDYLNFFPSATINREFGKDPGQNRLQFSYARRLNRPNFMQQLPLAIYQDPRSYRLGNPRLRAEFSHNIELGHQLNLGQATITSTVFARITTNSIQRLRFVDTLATRLAGPSAGLVTAETFLNVGRTTNLGAELSVNQPLAKWWRLNTSTSLYRAQIATNGIGTNRQALVGTLRLTNNFTIRPTLDVQLSGNLRSASLTAQGRQLAQGQMDIALRQRLFSDRAALTLRVSDLLNTQQYRSEIATDALSSYRYAKDESRVGWLGFTWYIGASKAKPGRIEAAPQGGGGFGG; this comes from the coding sequence ATGAAACTCTTCTCCACTCCAAGTACCCTGATTCATGTTGGCCGCTCCCTGCGCATGTGGGCTGTTGCCTCGCTCCTGCTGCCGTTGGGCGCGGCGGCCCAAACCGCGGGCCCGGGCAGCGTGAGCGGCAGCCTGAAGGAAGACGGCACGGGCAACCCCGTTCCCTTCTCGGATGTGCTGCTGCTCCGCGCGGCCGACTCCACATTTGTGGCCGTGGCCCAAACCAACGACCAGGGCGCCTTCAAGGCCGCTTACCTGCCCCTGGGCATCTACCTGATGCGGGTGCAGGACCTGAACTACAAGCCGCTGCGCCGCCGCTTCACCCTCACCGAAGCCGCGCCGGCCGCCCAACTGCAAGGGCTGAAGCTCACGGCCGCTACCGCCACCAAGCTCAGCGAAGTGGTGGTAACGGGCCAGAAAGCCACCGTGGTAGAAGAGCTGGGCAAGCGCGTGATAAACGTGGAAAAAGACCTGGGCAGCGTGGGCGGCACGGCGGCCAACGTGCTGCAAAACGTGCCCTCGGTGAGCGTGGACGTGAACGGCACCGTGAGCATGCGCGGCACCTCGAACGTGACCATCCTCATCGACGGCAAGCCGGCCGGTGTGAGCAACGGCAACTCCGGCGGCCAGCGCCTCGACCAGATTCCGGCCTCGCGCATTGCCCAGGTGGAGGTGATTACCAACCCCTCGGCCAAGTACGACGCGTCCGGCGGCGGTGGGGTCATCAACCTCATTACCAAGAAAGGAACCAAGGCCGGCACCAACGGCACCGCCGCCCTGAACGTGGGAACCGGCGACAAATACAGCGGCAACCTGAACCTGAGCCGCAAGGTGGGCAAAGCCACGTGGTCGGCGGGCTACAACGGCCGCGACGTGACCTACCAAAGCCACGGCCACTCCGAGCAAACCGCCCTGCTGGGCACTGATACGGCTCCCCAGACCGTGCGCACCACGCAGGTAGGCGCGGGCAGCGAAGTGCACCGCAACCACAACGTGCGGGTGGGCGTTGAGCTGGAATTGCCCAAAAGCCAGACCCTGAGCCTGAACGTCTCGCCCGGCAAAGAGGTAAACCTGGAAGGCGAAGGCCAGGAGCTGACCCAGCAAACCAACTACGGCGCCGTGCAGCGCGCCCGCGGCCGGCAAGACCTTGACGTGCAGGTAAAAATCCTAAACTACGACGGCAGCTACCGCCGCACCTGGGCCGAGCACAAGGGCCGCGAGCTGACCGCGAACTTCGGCGGCGTGGTGATTGACGCCAATGTGCCGGTGGTGCAACGGCAGTTTGCCGAAGCCGGCTCTGCGCAGGTGGCCCAGCCCGGCACCCGGCAGCAGCTGAGCCTCTTGGGCAACATTCAATTTGGGCAGGTGGATTACACGCACCCCCTGGCCGCAGGCAAAGGCCGCCTGGAAATGGGCGTAAAACTGGAGCGGCAGGCTCAGAAGGGTGCCAATGAGTTTGGCTACGCCAGCAGCGAAAGCCGCCCCAACGACTTCCAGGACGACCCCACCCGCTCGCTCACCTACACCTCGGAGCAGGTGGTGCCCGCGGCTTACGTAACCGTGCAGCGCCCCCTCGGCCCCAAGTGGAGCGCCCAGGCCGGCCTGCGTTCGGAGTACACCATCCTGAGCGGAACGGTGCAGGGCGGGGCGGGCATTGCGCAGCGCGGCAGCCTCAACCAGGATTACCTCAATTTCTTCCCCTCGGCCACCATCAACCGCGAGTTTGGCAAGGACCCTGGCCAGAACCGCCTGCAGTTCAGCTACGCCCGCCGCCTCAACCGACCCAACTTCATGCAGCAGTTGCCCCTGGCTATCTACCAGGACCCGCGCAGCTACCGCCTCGGCAACCCCCGCCTGCGGGCCGAGTTCAGCCACAACATTGAGCTGGGCCACCAGCTCAACCTGGGCCAGGCCACTATCACCAGTACCGTGTTTGCCCGCATCACCACCAACTCCATCCAGCGCCTGCGCTTTGTGGATACCCTGGCCACCCGCCTGGCCGGGCCAAGCGCCGGCCTGGTCACCGCCGAAACCTTCCTCAACGTGGGCCGCACCACCAACCTCGGCGCCGAGCTGAGCGTGAACCAGCCCCTGGCCAAGTGGTGGCGTCTGAATACCAGCACCTCCCTCTACCGCGCCCAAATTGCCACCAACGGCATCGGCACCAATCGCCAGGCCCTGGTGGGGACTCTGCGCCTGACCAACAACTTCACTATCCGTCCCACGCTGGACGTGCAGTTGAGCGGTAACCTGCGCTCGGCCTCGCTCACGGCCCAGGGCCGCCAGCTGGCCCAGGGTCAAATGGACATCGCCCTGCGTCAGCGCCTGTTCTCCGACCGCGCCGCCCTTACCCTCCGCGTGTCGGACTTGCTAAATACCCAGCAGTACCGCAGCGAAATCGCCACCGATGCCCTGAGCAGCTACCGCTACGCCAAAGACGAAAGCCGCGTCGGCTGGCTGGGTTTCACTTGGTACATCGGCGCCAGCAAGGCCAAGCCGGGCCGCATCGAGGCCGCGCCCCAGGGCGGTGGCGGCTTCGGCGGCTGA
- a CDS encoding gliding motility-associated C-terminal domain-containing protein, translating to MKLLSRLVFIVLLWLGAGAARAQSCASPNPPPCTFTAVDVATGQEVQAFCVGRSVRFEQCAGRNIPNSLLFYGVKPGVGSTFLPSCSPPNPLPYVYTPTKAEVGQVTVSELANAQSGGVGAPSTYYIRTFRVYDTVAPAFSVAPCPSSSALVTVTDAKYDSYTVQAGAGPAQPILRNKPTVVSLAAGATSITVTGAYTAVGACGGASTQTVVPLPPAPAPAFTRLALQAPLPGGTATLDVGQLPAGYTYTLQRADASLPGGFRSVATVAANSTSLTLSNAAAGCYRLRRTDPCHLDSAFSPLLCTLSLTGSSTQNRNQLQLNDAGTGSTYSVTRNGQPLFGFVFIPGGLEDPNVECGTTYTYVITATQPGGVTSVSNSVSITTQSALAPARPRLVASFNLRNVVELTPILANGGLTTGSTLRYTRTASGKPAADFGTATSTRVQRDSAGMDALLIQRPCYAVRLTDVCGNASPESSAACPALLSTTAADPDGTTATLSWTPFTGPDPSVAARYALQRLAADGSVLSTVAVSGSPYTDLTPPTDRQVLRYRLQISGAGLPAGTFSYSNTATVVRRLALVIPTAFTPNGDGLNDVLEVKGKYLQNYTFLIVDRNGQEVFRGTQRSDAWDGTIRGHAPVPGAYVWRFEQANEDGSKPFTATGSVTILK from the coding sequence ATGAAGTTGCTGAGCCGTCTTGTTTTCATCGTTCTTCTCTGGCTGGGGGCTGGCGCGGCGCGGGCTCAGTCGTGCGCTTCGCCCAACCCGCCGCCCTGCACCTTCACTGCCGTTGATGTAGCCACTGGCCAGGAAGTGCAGGCCTTCTGTGTGGGCCGCAGCGTGCGGTTCGAGCAGTGCGCGGGCCGCAATATTCCCAACAGCCTGTTGTTTTACGGCGTAAAGCCCGGCGTGGGCAGCACCTTTCTGCCTTCCTGCAGCCCTCCCAACCCACTGCCGTACGTGTACACCCCCACCAAAGCTGAAGTGGGCCAGGTCACGGTTTCGGAGCTGGCAAATGCGCAATCCGGTGGGGTTGGTGCTCCTTCTACGTACTATATCCGCACGTTTCGGGTCTATGATACGGTGGCGCCGGCCTTCAGTGTGGCGCCCTGCCCCAGCAGCTCGGCCCTGGTCACCGTCACGGATGCGAAGTACGACAGCTACACCGTGCAAGCGGGTGCTGGGCCAGCTCAACCCATCCTACGCAACAAGCCGACGGTGGTAAGCCTGGCGGCGGGCGCTACCTCCATCACGGTCACGGGCGCTTATACGGCCGTCGGCGCGTGCGGGGGCGCCAGCACGCAGACCGTAGTTCCGCTACCACCAGCGCCCGCACCAGCCTTCACCCGCCTGGCGCTGCAGGCCCCGCTGCCGGGCGGCACTGCAACCTTAGATGTTGGCCAGCTTCCGGCCGGCTATACCTACACCCTGCAACGAGCCGATGCCAGCCTCCCGGGTGGCTTCCGCTCCGTGGCGACCGTGGCCGCCAACAGCACCAGCCTCACCTTATCCAACGCCGCGGCCGGCTGCTACCGCCTGCGTCGCACCGACCCCTGCCACCTCGATTCGGCCTTTTCGCCCCTGCTCTGCACGCTCAGCCTGACCGGCAGCTCAACCCAAAACCGCAACCAGCTGCAGCTCAACGACGCGGGTACCGGCAGCACGTACAGCGTAACGCGTAATGGCCAGCCCCTATTTGGTTTCGTCTTCATCCCAGGCGGGCTCGAAGACCCCAACGTGGAATGCGGCACCACTTACACCTACGTCATCACCGCCACCCAGCCGGGCGGCGTAACCTCGGTTTCTAATTCCGTTTCCATTACCACGCAATCGGCTCTGGCGCCGGCACGGCCGCGGCTGGTGGCCAGCTTCAACCTGCGCAACGTGGTGGAGCTGACCCCGATTCTGGCCAATGGTGGGCTCACCACCGGCAGCACCCTACGCTACACCCGCACCGCCAGCGGAAAACCAGCCGCCGACTTCGGCACCGCCACCAGCACCCGGGTGCAGCGTGATTCGGCGGGCATGGATGCCCTGCTAATCCAGCGGCCCTGCTACGCGGTGCGCCTCACCGACGTGTGCGGCAATGCCTCGCCGGAAAGCTCCGCGGCCTGCCCAGCCCTGCTTTCCACCACCGCGGCCGACCCCGACGGCACCACTGCCACGTTGAGCTGGACGCCTTTCACCGGCCCCGACCCAAGCGTGGCCGCCCGTTACGCGCTGCAGCGCCTGGCCGCCGATGGCTCTGTGCTAAGCACCGTGGCTGTGAGTGGCAGCCCCTACACCGACCTAACCCCGCCCACCGACCGGCAGGTGCTGCGCTACCGCCTGCAAATCAGTGGAGCCGGCCTGCCGGCGGGCACTTTCAGCTACTCCAACACGGCCACCGTGGTCCGTCGACTGGCCCTCGTCATCCCCACGGCCTTCACGCCCAACGGCGACGGGCTGAACGACGTGCTCGAAGTAAAAGGCAAGTACCTGCAGAACTACACCTTTCTGATTGTGGACCGCAACGGGCAGGAGGTTTTTCGGGGTACCCAGCGCAGCGACGCCTGGGATGGTACCATCCGCGGGCACGCCCCCGTGCCCGGCGCTTACGTATGGCGGTTTGAGCAAGCCAACGAAGACGGCAGCAAGCCGTTTACGGCTACGGGCTCGGTTACTATTCTCAAATAA
- the hisS gene encoding histidine--tRNA ligase, whose amino-acid sequence MQKPSIPKGTRDFGPAQVARRQHIFNVIRRTFESFGYAPLETPTLENLSVLTGKYGDEGDQLLFKVLNSGDFAKEVTTADLEIGSKALLPKVAEKGLRYDLTVPFARYVAMNRGTLTFPFKRYQMQPVWRADRPQRGRYREFYQCDADVVGTDSLLCEAEIVLMMAQVLNGLGLHDFTIKINHRGVLRNIYQALNGEGRESDLFVAIDKLDKIGRDGVTRELLDRGFSEATIDTLFALLTTDGDYEEKLVRLLAGFVTAGVEPEGPRPGNGEETEDPQANYRGLTELATVRDLLTASGFKQFDRLEFDPTLARGLSYYTGCIFEVKINNVQMGSVSGGGRYDNLTGSFGLPGVSGVGFSFGVDRLYDCLEALDLFTVTAETPTRCLLTHFDVASGRAALPLLAQLRAAGIPSELYPDVSKLQKQFKYADAKGIPLVLVLGPEELAAGVVKIKIMKSGEEKVLPIGEVVTALTAE is encoded by the coding sequence ATGCAAAAACCTAGTATTCCGAAAGGCACCCGCGACTTCGGGCCAGCCCAAGTGGCGCGTCGCCAGCACATTTTCAACGTTATCCGCCGCACGTTTGAGTCGTTTGGCTACGCTCCGCTCGAAACCCCGACCCTGGAGAACCTCTCAGTGCTCACCGGCAAGTACGGCGACGAAGGCGACCAACTATTATTCAAAGTCCTGAACTCCGGCGACTTCGCCAAAGAAGTAACAACCGCCGACCTGGAGATTGGCTCCAAAGCCCTGCTGCCCAAAGTGGCTGAAAAAGGCTTGCGCTACGACCTCACCGTGCCCTTTGCCCGCTACGTGGCCATGAACCGCGGCACGCTCACCTTCCCCTTCAAGCGCTACCAGATGCAGCCCGTGTGGCGCGCCGACCGCCCCCAGCGCGGCCGCTACCGCGAGTTTTACCAGTGCGACGCCGACGTGGTGGGCACCGACTCGCTGCTCTGCGAAGCCGAAATTGTGCTGATGATGGCGCAGGTGCTGAACGGCTTGGGCCTGCACGACTTCACCATCAAAATCAACCACCGCGGAGTACTGCGCAACATTTACCAGGCCCTGAACGGCGAAGGGCGGGAGTCGGATTTGTTCGTGGCCATCGACAAGCTCGACAAAATCGGGCGCGACGGCGTGACCCGCGAGCTGTTGGACCGCGGCTTTTCGGAAGCCACCATCGACACGCTTTTTGCGCTGCTGACCACCGATGGCGACTACGAGGAGAAGCTGGTGCGCCTGCTGGCGGGCTTCGTCACGGCCGGCGTGGAGCCCGAGGGCCCCCGCCCCGGCAACGGCGAAGAAACCGAAGACCCACAGGCCAACTACCGCGGCCTCACGGAGCTGGCCACCGTGCGCGACTTGCTCACCGCCTCGGGCTTCAAGCAATTCGACCGCCTCGAGTTTGACCCCACCCTGGCGCGGGGCCTCTCCTATTACACAGGCTGCATTTTCGAAGTCAAGATTAACAACGTGCAGATGGGCAGCGTGAGCGGCGGCGGGCGCTACGACAACCTCACCGGCAGCTTCGGCCTGCCGGGCGTGTCGGGCGTGGGCTTTTCGTTCGGCGTCGACCGCCTGTACGACTGCCTCGAAGCGCTGGACCTGTTCACCGTGACGGCCGAAACTCCTACCCGCTGCCTCCTCACGCATTTCGACGTGGCCAGCGGCCGCGCCGCGCTGCCGCTGTTGGCTCAACTTCGAGCTGCCGGCATCCCCAGCGAGCTGTACCCCGACGTGAGCAAGCTGCAGAAGCAGTTCAAGTACGCCGATGCCAAGGGCATTCCGCTGGTGCTGGTGCTGGGCCCGGAAGAGCTGGCGGCTGGCGTGGTGAAAATCAAAATCATGAAATCCGGCGAGGAAAAAGTGCTGCCCATCGGCGAAGTCGTAACCGCGCTGACGGCGGAATAG